The following are encoded in a window of Maridesulfovibrio ferrireducens genomic DNA:
- a CDS encoding methyl-accepting chemotaxis protein, with the protein MKVKSINTKLSILITAVVALSIAAFVVVVSSMTNSAVFDIQKQNMEVLNQKLVQEADRFVDLSLLDLKGYTNNQEYRRAFVDTYVRGGVVNSLRARIQDHGGMIAMAAFDKKGKVLYGLNSSGKDLTGLNVGDREYIRKILDGADSAISDVIKSKEDNKQVVMMAAPLKDMTGRLFGGFFIGLDWGKYSHELLDDISIGQNGYAYVLDGDGLIIGHKDDSLIGKNMSSHEFVRKSIASDSGFISYDWQGKEKVQSFRVVPLTGWVVCMSAYVSDLTQAAIHERNILIVMGFVMTILLVGVIVFSTRKQVIIPMALIRDFTHEIGQGNFKAELEGVFTCELLELADNVKHMVAELKNKLGFSEGVLKGMTIPCIVADPHEKTLFLNQEFLDLAGQSGSPKDYLGKSVGHVLYGEPSRVTIAGKAIAENRAFINVEVDIKGAGGAVFSTQVNTTPLFDLDGQSIGTFTMIVDMTSIKKQQRMIEEKNIVISEAAASATDISNQVASFSEALSAQIEQSSKGAEEQSFMASEAATAMDEMNSTVFEVAKNASTAADLADESQKRALDGENMVVKAVKTITDVRDLSEVLRKDMAELGTQAEGIGNIMGVITDIADQTNLLALNAAIEAARAGEAGRGFAVVADEVRKLAEKTMTATTEVGSYISQIQNSTRKNIVSAEKSTESILEVTDLVNQSGDILKEIVTSISETSDQVRGIATASEEQSAASEEISRSTSQINTIAGETSQAMTESAEAVSRMTVLAQELNTTIARMQD; encoded by the coding sequence ATGAAAGTAAAAAGTATTAACACAAAACTTTCGATTTTAATTACAGCAGTTGTGGCATTGTCCATTGCTGCGTTTGTTGTAGTCGTAAGTTCCATGACCAATTCAGCTGTTTTTGATATTCAAAAGCAGAATATGGAAGTTCTGAATCAGAAACTGGTTCAGGAAGCGGATCGTTTTGTAGATCTTTCGTTACTAGATCTCAAGGGATATACTAACAATCAAGAGTATCGCCGCGCGTTTGTGGATACTTATGTCCGCGGTGGCGTGGTCAATTCTTTGCGGGCTAGAATTCAGGATCATGGCGGTATGATTGCCATGGCTGCTTTTGATAAAAAAGGGAAGGTCCTTTATGGGCTGAATAGTAGCGGTAAGGATCTTACGGGACTGAATGTGGGTGATAGAGAATATATTAGAAAGATTCTCGACGGCGCGGATTCAGCTATTTCAGATGTTATTAAGTCAAAAGAAGATAATAAACAGGTAGTAATGATGGCTGCCCCTTTGAAAGATATGACCGGACGTTTGTTCGGAGGGTTCTTTATTGGACTGGATTGGGGTAAATATTCCCATGAGTTGCTTGATGATATTTCTATAGGCCAAAATGGGTATGCTTATGTTTTGGATGGGGATGGCCTTATCATCGGGCATAAAGATGATTCCCTTATTGGGAAAAATATGTCGTCACATGAGTTTGTAAGGAAAAGTATTGCATCTGATAGCGGGTTTATTTCTTATGATTGGCAGGGTAAAGAGAAAGTTCAGTCTTTCAGGGTTGTTCCCTTGACTGGATGGGTTGTGTGTATGTCTGCGTATGTTTCAGATTTAACACAGGCTGCAATTCATGAGAGAAATATTTTAATTGTTATGGGTTTTGTCATGACAATTCTTTTGGTGGGGGTAATTGTATTTTCAACCCGTAAGCAGGTTATTATTCCCATGGCCTTGATTCGTGACTTTACTCATGAGATAGGGCAGGGCAATTTCAAAGCTGAGCTTGAAGGCGTTTTTACCTGTGAACTTCTTGAACTTGCCGATAATGTGAAGCACATGGTTGCCGAACTTAAAAATAAGCTTGGATTTTCTGAAGGGGTCCTTAAGGGAATGACTATCCCGTGCATTGTTGCTGATCCTCATGAAAAAACACTTTTCTTGAATCAGGAATTTCTTGATCTGGCAGGTCAGTCTGGTTCACCAAAAGATTATCTGGGTAAAAGCGTCGGTCATGTTCTCTACGGTGAACCATCGCGAGTTACTATTGCAGGCAAGGCTATAGCTGAGAATCGGGCATTCATTAATGTAGAAGTCGATATCAAAGGTGCCGGCGGGGCAGTTTTTAGCACTCAAGTGAATACAACTCCTTTGTTTGATCTGGACGGGCAGTCGATTGGAACATTCACCATGATTGTCGATATGACCAGTATCAAAAAACAGCAGCGCATGATTGAAGAAAAAAATATTGTGATTTCTGAAGCTGCGGCAAGTGCCACGGACATTTCAAATCAGGTTGCCAGTTTTTCGGAAGCTTTGTCCGCTCAGATAGAGCAGTCCAGTAAGGGAGCAGAAGAACAGAGCTTTATGGCTAGCGAAGCCGCAACCGCGATGGATGAAATGAACTCAACTGTTTTTGAAGTTGCTAAGAATGCTTCTACCGCTGCGGATCTTGCTGATGAATCTCAGAAGAGAGCGCTTGATGGCGAAAACATGGTTGTTAAGGCCGTTAAAACGATTACTGACGTGCGTGATCTTTCTGAAGTTTTGAGAAAGGATATGGCCGAACTCGGAACCCAGGCAGAAGGGATCGGAAATATTATGGGTGTGATCACCGATATTGCCGACCAGACAAATCTCCTTGCTTTGAATGCTGCTATCGAAGCAGCAAGAGCCGGAGAAGCCGGGCGCGGGTTTGCCGTTGTTGCTGATGAAGTAAGGAAGCTGGCAGAAAAGACCATGACAGCCACAACTGAAGTCGGATCTTATATCTCTCAAATTCAGAACAGCACGCGTAAGAATATAGTTAGTGCTGAAAAATCTACAGAATCTATTCTGGAAGTTACCGATCTGGTGAATCAGTCCGGTGATATTCTGAAAGA